From a single Candoia aspera isolate rCanAsp1 chromosome 2, rCanAsp1.hap2, whole genome shotgun sequence genomic region:
- the GPX1 gene encoding glutathione peroxidase 1 yields the protein MGWWAGLLAGALKGSEVARCPRSSCSFFSAVAMAGVTPRRNSLAGVTARPLGASEPVDLGSLRGRVLLVSNVASLUGTTTRDFTQFRELQRRFGPQGFSVLAFPSNQFGHQENSTNEEILKSLKYVRPGNGYEPNFTVFEKCEVNGENAHPLFKLLKESLPFPHDDPVSLMTDPKFVIWSPVCRNDIAWNFEKFLIGRDGVPFKRYSRKFETIKMQDDIEKLLQQTI from the exons ATGGGTTGGTGGGCGGGATTGCTGGCTGGGGCTCTTAAAGGGAGCGAAGTTGCGCGTTGCCCGCGCAGTTCCTGTAGCTTCTTCAGTGCCGTTGCGATGGCTGGCGTTACGCCGAGGAGGAATAGTCTGGCTGGCGTTACGGCGCGGCCGTTGGGGGCTTCGGAGCCCGTTGATCTGGGCTCGTTGCGGGGAAGGGTGTTGCTGGTTTCCAACGTGGCTTCGCTCTGAGGCACGACCACCCGGGACTTCACGCAGTTCCGTGAACTGCAGCGGCGTTTCGGTCCTCAGGGGTTCTCCGTGCTGGCTTTCCCTTCTAACCAGTTTGGTCACCAG GAAAATTCCACCAATGAAGAGATCCTGAAATCCCTGAAATATGTCCGCCCAGGCAATGGATATGAGCCCAACTTTACTGTGTTTGAGAAGTGTGAAGTCAACGGGGAAAATGCTCACCCTCTTTTCAAGTTACTGAAAGAATCATTGCCTTTCCCACATGATGATCCTGTGTCTCTGATGACCGATCCAAAATTCGTAATTTGGTCTCCTGTGTGCCGCAATGACATTGCATGGAATTTTGAAAAGTTCCTCATTGGTCGTGATGGGGTGCCTTTCAAACGTTACAGCAGGAAATTTGAAACTATTAAGATGCAGGATGACATTGAAAAGCTGCTTCAGCAAACCATCTAG